TGCTCGACGCCTCGGAGATACCTCCCACTTTCGGCATGCCGGGCAGTTACGTGATCGGCCTGATTGCAGGAGGAGACGAAGCCCTTCGGAACGCGGTAGAAGATGCTGAAGATGACTTTGACAAGGGATGGGAGGATCTGATGGAGCATAAGATCGGCAGGGATGATGTGTTGGTGGGCATCGCTGCTTCCGGCACCACTCCCTATGTGATCGGTGCGCTGCGACGTGCCCGCGAGAAAGGGATCCTCACCGCCGCCATCAGCTGCAATCCCGGATCGCCGGTGGCAGCAGAGGCAGAGATCAAGATTGAACCGGTGGTGGGACCTGAGTATGTGACCGGCAGCACCCGCATGAAATCGGGGACGGCACAGAAGATGGTGCTGAACATGATCACCACCGCCACCATGATCAGGCTGGGCAGGGTGAAGGACAACCGGATGGTCAACATGCAGCTTACCAACCAGAAGCTGGTGGACAGGGGTACCCGCATGATCGTCGATGAGCTATCGCTGAACTACGAACAGGCGAAGAACCTCTTGCTGCTGCACGGTTCTGTGAGAAAAGCGATTGAGCAATACAAAAACGGAGCGTAAACAATCACATATGGCAATCATCATACATACTTATCATCCTGATCTGTTGCTAGACAAGATTTACGAGGCGATAGATGGGAAGAAAGCAGACAAATGGAGCCGCACCAACGACGGACGGCTGACCTATGGAGCGCTCTTGTGGAGAAACGAAGCCTTTTTCAAGCCCGAGATATGGGTAGATGAAAACGAACTGCGATTTGGACTGATCAAGCGTAAAGACCGGAGGCATATCACCACGAAACTTTACACCACCTTTCATGCAAAACTGATTGAGACGCTGCTCAGCCATTTCGACAGTTATTTCAGGAGTATCACGGCCACCGCCGCAAGAGCTGAACCGGATCAGTTCTGATCCTTTCATTTCAGGAGCAATCAATAACAAGTATCAAATTCAATAAAAGCATTTACCACTCTATTATTGCTCATTCTGTTTATACAGACCTCCTACCCACAGGATGAAGCATACATAACCCTCAGGGATATTCCCTATTACAAAGGCAGTGAGAAACAAATGGATGAGTACATCCGGTAGCGCTGCCAGCCGGACATCACCTACCCGAAAGAAAAAACAGGATTTGCAACGGTGGTCTGGTTCCACGGTGGCGGACCCGTTTTTTTATCCCGGCAAGAATGGCTACCTTTGCAGGTTTAAACTGTTATTGGTATGTTATCGAACATTCGTCCCAAAGAGACCGATGAGCTATACGCCACCCCCATCTTACAACAAACTGCCTTCTGGTCCGAAGTGAAAGCCTCACTGGGAGCAGAGACCATGGCTGTCAACTTCGCAGCCCAGAGCGAGGGACTGTATGGAGCAGCCGATGAAAAGCAGCTGATTCACTCCGATCTGCTGATCATCCTGCGACAAATTGACCGTGATCATTCAGTAGCCTATGTCCCTTACGGTCCCGAGCTGGAACCTGCCGACGAGTTTCAGGGCATCTTCCTGGAAGAGCTCTCGGAGTCGCTACGTTCTCAACTCCCCCACAACTGCATTCTGATTCGTTACGATCTTTGCTGGGAGTCCTACTGGGCCAAAGAAAATGATCATTTCGATGAAAACGGTCTCTGGAGAGGTGAACCGGAACAAACCGCCCAGGAGTTCCGCTTCAACTACAACACGCAGCAGTGGAACTTCCGCAAAGCTGCAACCAACATCCTCCCCGCCCACACCATCTTCCTGGATCTGACAGCTGAAAGGGAGATCCTGTTGAAGAAGATGAAGCCGAAGACACGCTACAACATCGGACTGGCGCGTCGCAGGGGGGTAACGGTGCGGACCATGGGACAGGAAGGAATGGATATTTGGTATGAGCTCTACCGTGAGACCGCTGAACGAAACCATCTGCTGATCAACGAAAAGAAATATTTCGAGGCGGTGCTCACTGCACGGGCCGACGACAGCCGCTCTCCGGCCGACGTGCGGCTTCTTGTCGCCGAGAAGGATGAGAAGCCACTGGCAGCCATGTTCCTGGTGATCACCCGGAACCGGGGCTCCTATCTCTATGGAGCCTCCTCCTCTGCTGAGCGCAACCTGATGGCCCCCTATGCACTACAGTGGGAGGCCATCTGCCAGTCGCAGGAGGCGGGCTGCACCGAGTATGACATGTTCGGCATCTCACCCAACCCTGACCCTCATCACCCGATGTATGGGCTCTACAAGTTCAAGTCGGGCTTCGGCGGCGACATCCACCACAGCCTCGGCTGTTGGGACTACCCGCTTGACGAGGAGATCTACACCCTCTTCCGCGCCTCAGAGCTGCACAGTCAGGGATATCACCTGGTCTGACAAGAAAAGTTAAACTAAAAACCTTTTTTTCCTACAGCTGTTTCATCTTGTCAAAACCACCATAATCTGTATGTGCAGGTTATTTTTTTCGCATCGGGCAACAGAGCCCGTGATATAAACGGCCCCAACAATGAACATCATAGAACCACTGCAGTGGCGCTACGCCACCAAACGAATGACCGGCGGGAAGATTCCGGAGAAGGAACTTGAATCGATACTGGAGGCAATCCGTCTGGCCCCCTCCGCCTATGGCTTGCAGCCCTACCGGGTGATTGTTACCGAAAACAGGGAACTGATAGAGCAGATATATGAGCAATCCTGCCCTCAGGTAGTGCTGCAGCAATGCTCACACCTACTGATCTTCAAGGCGAAGAAAAGACTCGATGAAGTCTATGTGGAAGGATTCCTGGAGGAGTTCAGGAGCGTCAGAAATGCCACCGACACCCATATCGACAGTTATCGGGAAAAGATACACCGCGTGATCAATGATCCGGCGATCAACACCTTCAGCTGGACCACCCACCAGACCTACCTGGCCCTGGGGTACGCCACCTATGCGGCGGCACAGCTGGGCATCGATGCCACTCCCATTGAGGGATTCAACCCGAAAGCACTCAACCGGCTGCTCGCGCTCAACGAGGAGGAGGAGGAAACGGTGCTGATGCTCGCCCTCGGCTACCGTGATGCCGGAGAGGACAGGCTTGCACATCAGCCCAAAGTAAGAAAACCGCTCCACAAACTTGTAGAGCGGTTGTAAAAAACCCTGTCTGTAAGGGCTTACTTATTAGGGAATCCGGTAGACAATGCTGTTGATGTTCATGCCTGCACCTACTGAGGCGAGGCTGATGATGTCTCCGCTTTTCAGGTCGTGACCATCCATCTCCTGACGGGTGAGCAGGTCGAGCAATGTGGGCACCGTGGCCACCGATGAATTGCCCAGCCAGGAGATGGTCATCGGCATGATGCTCTCCGGCACCTCTTTGATACCGTAGAGCTTGAACAAGCGCTGCAGGATGGCATCATCCATCTTGCCGTTGGCCTGGTGGAGCAACACCTTGCGGATATCGGTGATCTCTAGCCCCACTCTATCCAGACCCGCCTTGATCGTCTTCGGCACATTCTCCAGTGCGTACTGGTAGAGACGACGTCCCTGCATCTTCAGGTAATAATCTTTCTTCTTCGCCAGTTCGGGATTGTAGGAGTAGCCCATCTGAAGCATCTGCACGTAATCGAGGGCATCACTGCGTGAGTTGTGTCCCAGGATGCCGAGCGGTGTGTCGCTCTCACGACCCTCCATGATGGCAGCTCCGGCACCATCGGCATAGATCATGCTGTCGCGGTCGTGCGGATCGGCTACACGCGACAGGATGTCGGCACCCACCACCAGCACCTTTTTCGCATCACCCGAGCGGATGTAGTAGTCGGCCTGGATCACCGCCTGCACCCATCCGGGACAGCCGAAGAGGATGTCATAAGCCACCGCGGAGGGATTGACGATACCCAGTTTCTGCTTGAGCCGTGAGGCAAGCGAGGGAACCACGTCCATCCGCATGTTATCCGCCATCGTCTCGCCGAAGTTGTGGGCAAAGATGATGTAGTCAAGCTCCTCCTTCTCCACGCCGGCAGCTGCAATCGCACGTTGTGAAGCAATCAGGGCCAAATCGGAGGTCACCTCATGTTCCCCGGCATAACGCCGTTCAGAGATGGTGGTGATCTCTTCAAACTTCTGAACGATTGCCTCGTTGGGAGTGTCGATCTTCTCACCGGATGATTCATAAAACTCGTTCTCAAGAAAAGCATCGTTCTTTACTTGTTTGGTCGGCACATAGCTGCCGGTACCGGTAAACACGCTGTAAATTTTGCTCATATAAAGTAATTCGGTTGAAGTATGGATGTGGTCGTATCACTGATACATACGGACTGACAACCATGCTTTTATCTAACAATCTTTAAATTCTGACAATGGGTGTTACCCCGTGCAAAGATAAAAATTTATTTTATAATATCATCATCTTCCCGGGCGATTCCTGCAAACAACGAAAGAGGAAGACCACAATTACGTTGTCAAATCACAGCGAGCTCACGGCTCCGGGTTGATCCCTGCAGAGAGCACCGGATTGGAAATATCCTCGAACAACTCCAGGTTAAAAAACCTTGCAGCCGCGGTCACATGATCAAACACATCGGAAGTAATATCCTCATATCGCTCCCACTCGGTGGTGGCAGTGAAGAAGTAGAGTTCCAGCGGAAGTCCTTTCGAGGTGGGTTGCAGCTGACGCACCATCAACATCAACTCCTTGTGCACATCGGGATGATGACTCAGGTAGTTCTTGATGTATTCCCGGAAGAGTCCCATGTTGGTGAGGTTACGGCCGTTGAGGGGCAGCGATTTGTCGGCACCGACGGATTGGTTGTAAGCTTCGATCTCACGGCTCCTCGTGGAGATATACTGGTTCACAGCCTGCACCTTCAACAACTTCGTCACCTCTTCGTCGCTGAGAAAACGAATCGATGATTGTTTCACGTAGATGCTTCTTTTCACGCGTCGTCCACCGGCTTCAACCATCCCCCGCCAGTTCTGAAACGAGTCTGAAACAAGCGAATAGGGCGGTATGGTGGTGATGGTCTTGTCGAAGTTGCGGATCTTGACGGTGGTGAGCGTGATCTGGATCACATCACCGTCGGCACCATACTTGGGCATGGTAATCCAGTCGCCGATCCGCACCATGTCGTTGGCCGACACCTGCATACTGGCCACGAAACCGAGGATGGTATCCTTGAAGATCAACATCAGGATGGCCGATGCGGCACCCAGCCCCCCGAGGATCACCCCGGGCTTTTGACCTGTGAGGATGGAGAAGAGGATGATGAAACCAATCGCGTAAAGGATGATCTTCACCACCTGGACGTAGCTATCCAGCGGCTTGTCGGCCATGCTGGGGCGGCTGCGCAGGGTATCGGAGAAAGCGTTCACGATCGATGAGATAAGCCATATCACATAGAATATGAGAAAGATATCCACCAGTTTGTCGACCATCACCATGGTACGGGGGAAAAGATCGAAGATGATGGGGATGGATCCTTTCACCAGGCTGAAGGGGATGATCATCGCCAGGTAATGGGGAAAGCGTCGTTCGGAGAGATGTCGCAGGAATTCGATTCCGGTGATCCTGGACACACGGTTCAGGACAGCATGCAGGATGCGGCGGGTGAGGTATTGTACCATGAACACCAACACAACCAGTACCGACAGTAGCAGCAACAGGTTGATATATTTCACCCAGTTTTCGGGGATACCGATATTGGTCAGCAGCCGGATGCTCCATTCACTGATGGCGTTGGTTGAGCGGGATATTTGTTCAATCTTTTCTTCGTCCATTGTTGTGCAGTTGATTTTTTTTTAACAAAAGACAAATATACACATTTAAAACCTCGCCTCAAAACTTCCATTTTTTTGATCAGAAACCGGGGCCGTTTCCGGGAATCATTGTATATTTGTAGACAACAGCAGACAACGCCCCTGTCAGGCGGAGGCTGCGGTAACCGGATGTTCTTCACTGCCGCAGGGTGATGAGAGCAGCTGTTATAAATTGAATTATCAACACAATAAAAAAAAAGTAATATCTATGGGAAAAGTACTGATCATTGGCGCCGGTGGCGTCGGTACGGTGGTAGCCAACAAGGTAGCGCAAAACAGCGACCTCTTCACCGGTATCATGCTGGCCAGCCGTACCAAAAGCAAGTGTGACGCCATCGC
This genomic window from Dysgonomonadaceae bacterium zrk40 contains:
- the murQ gene encoding N-acetylmuramic acid 6-phosphate etherase — encoded protein: MTHISITEQESNHNHLEKKSVHEILTGINREDQTVALAVEKTIPDIERLVTGIVERMRRGGRLFYLGAGTSGRLGVLDASEIPPTFGMPGSYVIGLIAGGDEALRNAVEDAEDDFDKGWEDLMEHKIGRDDVLVGIAASGTTPYVIGALRRAREKGILTAAISCNPGSPVAAEAEIKIEPVVGPEYVTGSTRMKSGTAQKMVLNMITTATMIRLGRVKDNRMVNMQLTNQKLVDRGTRMIVDELSLNYEQAKNLLLLHGSVRKAIEQYKNGA
- a CDS encoding mechanosensitive ion channel; protein product: MDEEKIEQISRSTNAISEWSIRLLTNIGIPENWVKYINLLLLLSVLVVLVFMVQYLTRRILHAVLNRVSRITGIEFLRHLSERRFPHYLAMIIPFSLVKGSIPIIFDLFPRTMVMVDKLVDIFLIFYVIWLISSIVNAFSDTLRSRPSMADKPLDSYVQVVKIILYAIGFIILFSILTGQKPGVILGGLGAASAILMLIFKDTILGFVASMQVSANDMVRIGDWITMPKYGADGDVIQITLTTVKIRNFDKTITTIPPYSLVSDSFQNWRGMVEAGGRRVKRSIYVKQSSIRFLSDEEVTKLLKVQAVNQYISTRSREIEAYNQSVGADKSLPLNGRNLTNMGLFREYIKNYLSHHPDVHKELMLMVRQLQPTSKGLPLELYFFTATTEWERYEDITSDVFDHVTAAARFFNLELFEDISNPVLSAGINPEP
- a CDS encoding NAD(P)H-dependent oxidoreductase; its protein translation is MNIIEPLQWRYATKRMTGGKIPEKELESILEAIRLAPSAYGLQPYRVIVTENRELIEQIYEQSCPQVVLQQCSHLLIFKAKKRLDEVYVEGFLEEFRSVRNATDTHIDSYREKIHRVINDPAINTFSWTTHQTYLALGYATYAAAQLGIDATPIEGFNPKALNRLLALNEEEEETVLMLALGYRDAGEDRLAHQPKVRKPLHKLVERL
- a CDS encoding ketoacyl-ACP synthase III codes for the protein MSKIYSVFTGTGSYVPTKQVKNDAFLENEFYESSGEKIDTPNEAIVQKFEEITTISERRYAGEHEVTSDLALIASQRAIAAAGVEKEELDYIIFAHNFGETMADNMRMDVVPSLASRLKQKLGIVNPSAVAYDILFGCPGWVQAVIQADYYIRSGDAKKVLVVGADILSRVADPHDRDSMIYADGAGAAIMEGRESDTPLGILGHNSRSDALDYVQMLQMGYSYNPELAKKKDYYLKMQGRRLYQYALENVPKTIKAGLDRVGLEITDIRKVLLHQANGKMDDAILQRLFKLYGIKEVPESIMPMTISWLGNSSVATVPTLLDLLTRQEMDGHDLKSGDIISLASVGAGMNINSIVYRIP
- a CDS encoding peptidoglycan bridge formation glycyltransferase FemA/FemB family protein, whose amino-acid sequence is MLSNIRPKETDELYATPILQQTAFWSEVKASLGAETMAVNFAAQSEGLYGAADEKQLIHSDLLIILRQIDRDHSVAYVPYGPELEPADEFQGIFLEELSESLRSQLPHNCILIRYDLCWESYWAKENDHFDENGLWRGEPEQTAQEFRFNYNTQQWNFRKAATNILPAHTIFLDLTAEREILLKKMKPKTRYNIGLARRRGVTVRTMGQEGMDIWYELYRETAERNHLLINEKKYFEAVLTARADDSRSPADVRLLVAEKDEKPLAAMFLVITRNRGSYLYGASSSAERNLMAPYALQWEAICQSQEAGCTEYDMFGISPNPDPHHPMYGLYKFKSGFGGDIHHSLGCWDYPLDEEIYTLFRASELHSQGYHLV